Proteins encoded by one window of Rouxiella chamberiensis:
- the zapE gene encoding cell division protein ZapE, translating into MQSKTPLTSYQTALDAGEFQPDAVQRQAVTRLDAIYQELIAQKPAELPESSGWLGRLFRKTPSKAHVRPVQGLYMWGGVGRGKTWLMDMFYHSLPGDRKMRLHFHRFMLRVHEELTQLQGQSDPLEVIADRFKQETDVLCFDEFFVSDITDAMLLATLLQALFARGITLIATSNIPPDNLYRNGLQRARFLPAIALINEYCDVMNVDAGIDYRLRTLTQANLWLTPEAGQTAEDLNPAMQQMFGRLAGKAGESAPVLQINNRALKAIASAEGVLAVEFHTLCEEARSQLDYIALSKLYHSVLLHNVPVMKADQENAARRFLALVDEFYERHVKLVVSAQAPMFEIYRGERLKFEYQRCLSRLQEMQSEEYLAREHLP; encoded by the coding sequence ATGCAATCGAAAACACCGCTGACTTCTTATCAGACTGCACTCGACGCGGGAGAGTTCCAACCGGATGCCGTACAACGGCAGGCCGTAACGCGTCTTGATGCCATTTATCAGGAATTGATCGCCCAAAAACCAGCGGAATTGCCTGAAAGCAGTGGCTGGCTGGGGCGGCTATTCAGGAAAACCCCGAGCAAGGCCCATGTGCGACCGGTGCAGGGGCTTTATATGTGGGGCGGCGTCGGGCGAGGTAAAACCTGGCTGATGGACATGTTCTATCACAGCCTGCCAGGCGATCGTAAGATGCGCCTGCACTTTCACCGTTTCATGCTGCGCGTGCACGAAGAGCTGACCCAGTTGCAGGGGCAGTCCGATCCGCTCGAAGTCATTGCCGACCGCTTCAAGCAGGAAACCGATGTGTTGTGCTTCGACGAGTTTTTCGTCTCGGACATTACCGATGCGATGCTGCTCGCCACGCTGCTGCAGGCGCTGTTTGCTCGAGGCATTACGCTGATTGCCACCTCCAACATTCCGCCGGACAACCTCTATCGCAACGGCTTGCAGCGCGCGCGCTTCCTGCCGGCGATTGCGCTTATCAATGAATATTGCGACGTGATGAACGTCGATGCGGGCATCGATTATCGCCTGCGTACGCTGACGCAGGCCAATCTCTGGCTGACGCCGGAAGCGGGGCAGACGGCGGAAGACCTCAATCCGGCCATGCAGCAGATGTTTGGCAGGCTGGCAGGCAAGGCGGGCGAATCGGCGCCGGTATTGCAAATCAACAACCGCGCTCTCAAAGCCATCGCTTCGGCCGAGGGCGTGCTGGCCGTGGAATTCCACACGCTGTGCGAAGAAGCGCGCAGTCAGCTCGACTATATTGCGCTGTCGAAACTCTATCACAGCGTGCTGCTGCACAATGTGCCGGTGATGAAGGCGGATCAGGAAAATGCGGCGCGCCGTTTTCTGGCGCTGGTGGACGAATTCTACGAGCGTCACGTCAAGCTGGTTGTGTCGGCACAGGCGCCGATGTTCGAGATTTATCGCGGAGAGCGCCTGAAGTTCGAATACCAGCGCTGTCTGTCGCGCTTGCAGGAGATGCAGAGTGAAGAGTATCTTGCACGCGAACACCTGCCGTGA
- the ibaG gene encoding BolA family iron metabolism protein IbaG encodes METSEIKDVLMAALALDEAHVTGDGSHFQAIVVGAMFDGMSRVKKQQTVYAPLMEYIADNRIHALSIKAYTPEEWQRDRKLNGF; translated from the coding sequence ATGGAAACTAGCGAAATTAAAGACGTGCTGATGGCCGCACTGGCCCTCGATGAAGCACACGTGACCGGCGACGGCAGCCACTTTCAGGCCATCGTGGTAGGCGCCATGTTCGACGGCATGAGCCGCGTCAAAAAACAGCAGACCGTCTACGCTCCGCTGATGGAATACATTGCCGACAACCGTATCCACGCCCTCTCTATCAAGGCTTATACCCCGGAAGAGTGGCAGCGCGACCGCAAGCTCAACGGTTTTTGA
- a CDS encoding Do family serine endopeptidase: MNKKSFLLSVLAVSLGLSLSSFQVASAALPVAVEGQALPSLAPMLQKVLPAVVSVRVSGTQPPADQVPPEFKFFFGPDAPTQKQDGQPFEGLGSGVIIDAAKGYVLTNNHVVNNASKITVQINDGREYEAKLIGKDDQSDIAIIQLKDAKNLVQIPMADSDKLRVGDFAVAVGNPFGLGQTVTSGIISALGRSGLNLEGLENFIQTDASINRGNSGGALLNLEGELVGINTAILSSQGGSMGIGFAIPVNMAKNLSKQLIEFGQVKRGLLGIRGSEMTPDLAKAFKLDSQRGAFVNEVLPDSAAAKAGIKSGDVVISLDGKPLSSFAELRAKVGTAGPGVTMKLGVLREGKAMDVDVTLGTSPDVAVALDKINPALTGATLSNVDAKVGKGVQIDEVVKGSPADQVGFQQGDIIVGVNRAPIDNLDALRKILEAKPDLVALSIMRKGQSLYLLMP; the protein is encoded by the coding sequence ATGAACAAAAAGTCATTTTTACTCAGTGTACTGGCGGTCAGCCTTGGATTAAGCCTCTCTTCCTTTCAGGTAGCCAGCGCCGCCCTGCCCGTCGCCGTTGAAGGACAAGCCCTGCCAAGTCTGGCGCCCATGCTGCAAAAAGTGTTGCCCGCCGTGGTAAGCGTGCGTGTTTCCGGCACGCAGCCGCCTGCAGATCAAGTGCCGCCGGAGTTCAAATTCTTCTTCGGCCCCGATGCGCCAACGCAAAAGCAGGACGGCCAGCCGTTTGAAGGTCTGGGTTCCGGGGTCATTATCGACGCCGCCAAAGGCTATGTACTGACCAACAATCACGTGGTCAACAACGCCAGCAAGATTACCGTACAAATTAACGATGGCCGCGAATACGAGGCCAAACTGATAGGCAAGGACGACCAGTCCGATATCGCCATCATTCAGCTCAAAGACGCCAAAAATCTGGTGCAAATTCCGATGGCCGACTCCGACAAGCTGCGCGTGGGCGATTTCGCCGTCGCCGTCGGCAACCCTTTCGGCCTCGGACAAACGGTGACCTCCGGCATTATTTCTGCGCTGGGTCGCAGCGGCCTGAATCTCGAAGGGCTGGAAAACTTTATTCAGACCGATGCCTCCATCAACCGCGGCAACTCGGGCGGCGCGCTGCTGAATCTGGAGGGCGAGCTGGTCGGCATCAATACCGCCATTCTCTCTTCGCAGGGCGGCAGCATGGGGATAGGCTTTGCCATTCCTGTCAACATGGCGAAGAACCTCAGCAAGCAGTTAATCGAATTCGGTCAGGTTAAACGGGGTCTGCTGGGTATTCGCGGCAGCGAAATGACGCCGGATCTGGCCAAAGCCTTCAAGCTCGACAGCCAGCGCGGGGCCTTCGTCAATGAAGTATTGCCTGATTCGGCGGCGGCCAAAGCCGGGATCAAATCGGGCGACGTGGTGATAAGCCTTGACGGCAAACCGCTGAGCAGTTTTGCGGAGCTGCGCGCCAAAGTCGGCACGGCGGGTCCGGGCGTCACCATGAAGCTCGGCGTGCTGCGCGAGGGCAAGGCGATGGACGTCGATGTCACGCTCGGCACCAGTCCCGACGTCGCCGTGGCGCTCGACAAGATAAACCCGGCGCTGACCGGTGCCACGCTCAGCAATGTCGATGCCAAGGTCGGCAAGGGCGTGCAGATTGATGAAGTAGTGAAGGGCTCGCCGGCGGATCAGGTCGGGTTCCAGCAGGGCGATATCATCGTGGGGGTGAACCGTGCGCCTATCGATAATCTCGACGCCCTGCGCAAGATTCTGGAAGCCAAGCCCGACCTCGTCGCGTTAAGCATTATGCGCAAGGGCCAGAGCCTGTATCTGCTGATGCCTTAA
- the mlaB gene encoding lipid asymmetry maintenance protein MlaB translates to MSNGLHFESLQQCLILSGCLDRETLLPLWEQRESLLKGVTCVDVAQLERVDSSGLALLVHLRDFAGRHGVELQISGITDRLRTLVELYNLKGIIPLDSDS, encoded by the coding sequence ATGAGTAATGGACTGCACTTTGAATCATTGCAGCAATGCCTGATCCTCAGTGGCTGCCTCGACCGTGAAACGCTGCTCCCGCTCTGGGAGCAGCGCGAAAGTCTGCTCAAGGGCGTAACCTGCGTCGACGTCGCGCAACTCGAGCGCGTTGACTCTTCCGGCCTCGCATTGCTGGTCCATTTGCGTGATTTTGCGGGCAGGCACGGCGTCGAGCTGCAAATCTCCGGGATTACCGACAGATTGCGCACGCTGGTCGAACTGTACAATCTCAAGGGAATAATTCCTCTCGATTCGGACAGTTAG
- the degS gene encoding outer membrane-stress sensor serine endopeptidase DegS, whose product MFVKLLRSALIGLVVAAILLVAVPTLRKSIIEPIFEHDFSNHSEQPASYNEGVRRAAPAVVNVYNRNMGDSSQNELQIRTLGSGVIMNDKGYILTNKHVINNADQIIVALQDGRVFDALLVGSDSLTDLAVLKIDATNLPMIPINAKRVPHVGDVVMAIGNPFNIGQTVTQGIISATGRIGLSPSGRQNFLQTDASINQGNSGGALVNSLGELVGINTLSFDQSNDGATPEGIGFAIPTALATKVMGKLIRDGRVIRGYIGIAGREVSPLHGPTNNVDHLQGIVVNEVTANGPAANAGIEVKDVIVSVNNKPAISAIETMDQVAEIRPGSVIPVVINRNGKKISLQVTIQEYPEH is encoded by the coding sequence ATGTTTGTTAAGTTATTGAGATCCGCACTCATTGGTCTTGTTGTGGCTGCCATTCTGCTGGTGGCTGTCCCGACGCTGCGTAAAAGCATCATCGAACCGATTTTCGAGCACGACTTCAGCAATCACAGCGAACAGCCCGCCAGTTACAATGAAGGGGTGCGCCGCGCTGCGCCCGCGGTGGTCAACGTCTACAACCGCAATATGGGCGACTCCTCGCAAAACGAATTGCAGATCCGCACGCTGGGTTCCGGCGTCATCATGAATGACAAAGGCTACATCCTGACCAACAAACACGTCATCAACAATGCCGATCAAATTATCGTGGCGTTGCAGGATGGCCGCGTGTTCGACGCGCTGCTGGTCGGGTCCGACAGCCTGACCGACCTGGCCGTGCTCAAGATAGACGCCACCAATCTGCCGATGATCCCTATCAACGCCAAACGCGTGCCGCACGTCGGCGACGTGGTGATGGCTATCGGCAACCCGTTCAACATCGGTCAGACGGTGACGCAGGGCATTATCAGCGCGACGGGCCGCATTGGTCTTAGCCCGTCCGGTCGTCAGAACTTCCTGCAAACCGACGCTTCCATCAATCAGGGCAACTCCGGCGGGGCTCTGGTGAATTCGCTCGGCGAGCTGGTGGGCATCAATACGCTGTCGTTTGACCAGAGCAACGATGGCGCCACGCCGGAAGGCATTGGCTTCGCCATTCCCACCGCGCTGGCAACCAAGGTTATGGGCAAGCTTATCCGTGACGGACGCGTGATTCGCGGCTATATCGGCATTGCCGGACGTGAAGTGTCGCCGCTGCATGGCCCGACCAACAACGTTGATCATCTTCAGGGCATCGTGGTGAACGAAGTCACCGCCAACGGACCGGCGGCCAATGCGGGCATAGAAGTAAAAGACGTGATAGTCAGCGTCAACAACAAGCCGGCAATTTCGGCCATCGAGACGATGGACCAGGTCGCGGAAATCCGTCCGGGATCGGTGATTCCGGTGGTGATTAACCGCAATGGCAAGAAAATAAGCCTGCAAGTCACCATTCAGGAATATCCAGAGCACTAG
- the zapG gene encoding Z-ring associated protein ZapG gives MTWEYALIGLVVGIVIGAVAMRFGNRKLRDQQVMQNEIDKSKAELEEYRLELTGHFARSAELLDNMATDYRQLYQHMAKSSNNLLPDMPMQDNPFNYRLTGSEADNDQAPVEMPRDYSDGASGLLRGGDRPRRK, from the coding sequence ATGACCTGGGAGTATGCGCTCATTGGATTGGTAGTCGGTATCGTTATCGGAGCGGTAGCGATGCGCTTTGGCAACCGTAAACTACGCGATCAGCAAGTGATGCAGAACGAAATCGACAAGAGCAAAGCCGAGTTGGAAGAGTATCGTCTGGAACTGACGGGCCACTTTGCCCGCAGCGCCGAACTGCTGGATAACATGGCGACGGATTATCGCCAGCTTTATCAGCACATGGCGAAAAGCTCCAACAACCTGTTACCTGATATGCCGATGCAGGATAACCCGTTCAACTACCGTCTGACCGGCTCCGAAGCCGATAACGATCAGGCGCCGGTTGAAATGCCGCGTGACTATTCCGACGGTGCGTCAGGCCTGCTGCGCGGCGGAGACCGTCCACGCCGCAAATAA
- the murA gene encoding UDP-N-acetylglucosamine 1-carboxyvinyltransferase: MDKFRVQGGTRLSGEVTISGAKNAALPILFAALLAEEPVELQNVPHLKDIDTTIKLLSQLGTKIERNGSVWVDASGVNEFRAPYDLVKTMRASIWALGPLVARFGCGEVSLPGGCAIGARPVDLHITGLEQLGAKIVLEEGYVKATVEGRLKGAHIVMDKVSVGATVTIMSAATLAEGTTVIENAAREPEIADTAAFLNAIGAKITGAGTDKITIEGVKRLGGGVHRVVPDRIETGTFLVAAAISGGKVVCRETRPDTLDAVLAKLREAGADIETGEDWISLDMHGKRAKAVTLRTAPHPGFPTDMQAQFSLLNLVAEGTGVITETIFENRFMHVPELIRMGAHAEIESHTLICHGVEKLSGAQVMATDLRASASLVLAGCIAEGVTIVDRIYHIDRGYERIEDKLRLLGAKIERVSGAE; encoded by the coding sequence ATGGATAAGTTTCGTGTACAGGGCGGAACCCGCCTGAGTGGAGAAGTCACGATCTCGGGTGCGAAAAATGCCGCGCTGCCTATTTTGTTCGCCGCATTGCTCGCTGAAGAACCGGTTGAACTGCAAAACGTCCCGCATCTGAAAGACATCGACACCACCATCAAACTCCTGAGCCAGCTCGGCACCAAAATCGAGCGCAACGGGTCTGTGTGGGTCGACGCCAGCGGCGTGAACGAGTTCCGCGCCCCTTACGACCTGGTGAAAACCATGCGTGCCTCTATCTGGGCGCTGGGTCCGCTGGTCGCACGTTTCGGCTGTGGCGAAGTTTCGCTGCCGGGCGGTTGTGCCATCGGCGCACGTCCCGTTGACCTGCACATCACCGGTCTCGAGCAACTCGGCGCGAAAATCGTGCTGGAAGAAGGCTACGTCAAGGCGACCGTCGAAGGCCGTCTGAAGGGCGCACACATCGTGATGGACAAGGTCAGCGTTGGCGCGACCGTGACCATCATGAGTGCCGCGACGCTGGCCGAAGGCACCACCGTTATCGAAAACGCGGCACGTGAGCCGGAGATTGCCGATACGGCAGCCTTCCTGAACGCGATTGGCGCGAAGATCACGGGCGCTGGTACCGACAAAATCACCATCGAAGGTGTTAAGCGTCTTGGCGGCGGTGTTCACCGCGTCGTGCCCGACCGTATCGAAACCGGCACCTTCCTGGTGGCCGCGGCGATTTCGGGTGGCAAAGTGGTTTGTCGCGAAACCCGTCCCGACACGCTGGATGCCGTCTTGGCAAAACTGCGTGAAGCCGGAGCCGACATCGAAACCGGCGAAGACTGGATAAGCCTCGACATGCACGGCAAGCGCGCGAAAGCCGTGACCCTGCGTACTGCGCCGCATCCGGGCTTCCCGACCGATATGCAGGCTCAGTTCAGCCTGCTGAATCTGGTGGCCGAAGGCACCGGTGTTATCACCGAAACCATCTTCGAAAACCGCTTCATGCACGTACCCGAGCTTATCCGCATGGGCGCACACGCTGAAATCGAAAGCCATACCCTGATTTGCCACGGCGTTGAAAAACTGTCCGGCGCACAGGTCATGGCGACCGACCTGCGTGCCTCGGCAAGTCTGGTGCTGGCGGGTTGCATTGCAGAAGGCGTGACCATTGTGGATCGCATCTATCACATCGACCGCGGTTATGAGCGTATCGAAGATAAACTGCGCCTTCTGGGTGCCAAAATCGAACGCGTGAGCGGCGCGGAATAA
- the mlaC gene encoding phospholipid-binding protein MlaC gives MFKRLMVVALLMIAPLAANAAAAVDKTNPYSVMNAAADATFTRLKSDQPKIKQDPNYLRTIVREELLPYVQIKYAGALVLGRYYNSATPAQREAYFSAFGDYLQQAYGQALALYTNQTYQVQPQQTIASGTNIVAIRVTIVDQGGRPPVRLDFQWRKNSRTGEWQAYDMIAEGVSMITTKQNEWADILRQKGIDGLTARLKSAAAQPITLQQNNK, from the coding sequence ATGTTTAAACGTTTAATGGTGGTGGCTTTACTGATGATTGCTCCGCTGGCAGCCAATGCGGCCGCCGCGGTAGACAAGACCAATCCCTACAGCGTGATGAATGCCGCGGCCGACGCGACCTTCACCCGCCTGAAATCGGATCAGCCGAAAATCAAGCAGGACCCCAACTACCTGCGTACCATCGTGCGTGAAGAGCTTCTGCCTTATGTGCAGATAAAATACGCCGGTGCGCTGGTGCTGGGCCGTTATTACAACTCTGCCACGCCTGCGCAGCGCGAAGCCTACTTCAGCGCGTTTGGCGACTACCTGCAACAGGCCTACGGTCAGGCGCTGGCGCTGTACACCAACCAGACCTACCAGGTGCAGCCGCAGCAGACTATCGCCTCCGGCACCAACATCGTGGCGATTCGTGTGACCATCGTCGATCAGGGCGGTCGTCCACCGGTTCGTCTGGACTTCCAGTGGCGTAAGAACAGCCGCACCGGTGAGTGGCAGGCGTACGACATGATTGCCGAAGGTGTGAGCATGATAACCACCAAGCAGAACGAATGGGCAGACATCCTGCGTCAGAAGGGCATTGACGGTCTGACCGCGCGCCTGAAATCCGCCGCCGCCCAGCCCATCACCCTGCAGCAGAACAATAAATGA